The proteins below come from a single Onychomys torridus chromosome 18, mOncTor1.1, whole genome shotgun sequence genomic window:
- the LOC118569370 gene encoding 60S ribosomal protein L13-like, whose amino-acid sequence FAHSPAQEAAIVPSRNGMILKPHFHKDWQQRVDTWFNQPAGKICRLKARQAKARHIAPRPASGPIRSIVRCPTVRYHTKVRAGRGFSLEELRVAGIHKKVARTISISVDPRRRNKSTESLQANVQRLKEYRSKLILFPRKPSAPKKGDSSAEELKLAPQLTGPVMPIRNVYKEEKARVITEEEKNFKSNARLFGIRAKRAKEAAEQDVEKKK is encoded by the coding sequence ttcgcCCATTCTCCTGCACAGGAGGCAGCCATAGTGCCCAGCCGGAATGGCATGATCCTGAAGCCCCACTTCCACAAGGATTGGCAGCAGCGAGTGGACACTTGGTTCAACCAGCCGGCAGGCAAGATCTGCAGACTCAAGGCCCGGCAGGCAAAAGCGCGCCACATTGCTCCTCGCCCCGCTTCCGGTCCCATCAGGTCCATAGTGAGGTGCCCCACAGTGAGATACCACACCAAGGTTCGAGCTGGCAGGGGCTTCAGCCTGGAAGAACTCAGGGTGGCTGGTATCCATAAGAAAGTGGCTCGCACCATCAGCATCTCTGTGGACCCAAGGAGGCGGAATAAATCGACTGAATCACTACAGGCCAATGTGCAGCGTCTGAAGGAGTACCGCTCCAAGCTCATACTCTTCCCCAGGAAGCCTTCTGCTCCAAAGAAGGGAGATAGTTCTGCTGAAGAGCTTAAACTGGCCCCCCAGCTAACAGGACCTGTGATGCCCATCCGAAATGTCTACAAAGAGGAGAAAGCCAGGGTCAtcacagaagaagagaagaactTCAAGTCCAATGCCCGGCTCTTCGGCATCCGAGCAAAGAGGGCAAAGGAAGCTGCAGAGCAAgatgttgaaaagaaaaagtga